Proteins from a genomic interval of Carassius auratus strain Wakin unplaced genomic scaffold, ASM336829v1 scaf_tig00007131, whole genome shotgun sequence:
- the LOC113071332 gene encoding beta-crystallin B1-like, translating into MSHTAVQGSMGSRYATGKSSHRIYLFEYENFQGRMMELSGECRNICDKGFNRVGSIRVECGPWVGFEQQDMTGEMFMLERGEYPRWDTWSNSYRCDRLMSVRPVRMDPQDHRICLYECMNFDGRKMEVSDEDIPSLWCYGFQDRVASIQVNGGTWVGYQYPGYRGYQYLFEFGSYKHWNEWGAHHPQIQSVRRVRDMHTHPRGCFEMA; encoded by the exons ATGTCACACACTGCTGTACAAGGAAGTATGGGTAGTCGCTATGCCACAGGAAAGAGCTCCCACAGA ATATATCTGTTTGAGTATGAGAATTTCCAAGGGCGCATGATGGAGCTGAGTGGAGAGTGTCGTAACATCTGTGACAAGGGTTTCAATCGTGTTGGCTCCATCAGAGTGGAGTGTGGGCC ATGGGTAGGTTTTGAACAACAGGATATGACCGGTGAGATGTTCATGCTTGAGAGGGGCGAATACCCACGCTGGGACACTTGGTCCAACAGCTACCGTTGTGATCGTCTCATGTCTGTCCGGCCCGTTAGAATG GACCCACAGGACCATAGGATCTGCCTGTATGAATGCATGAACTTTGATGGTCGTAAGATGGAGGTTTCTGATGAGGACATCCCAAGTTTGTGGTGCTACGGCTTCCAGGACAGAGTCGCCAGCATTCAAGTAAATGGTGGAAC GTGGGTTGGATATCAGTATCCAGGCTACCGTGGATATCAGTACCTGTTTGAATTTGGATCCTACAAACACTGGAATGAATGGGGCGCACATCACCCCCAGATCCAGTCTGTGCGAAGAGTAAGGGACATGCACACGCATCCCAGAGGCTGCTTCGAGATGGCATAA
- the LOC113071333 gene encoding forkhead box protein N1, with translation MSSESQGLHFPYVSSSSSSSSPIPSPGDPQSFDHLGLPCIQMPESQCHQSNVGEGFALYSQRESVPYRQKSAERCRRHSVDGSPVGQESGLMENNHYHPYRRQCSEGAISEVQTFSCFRRAGLVGKLTTTDGIEEQSSWTPLNTDVETTSVMGTQQPYNEPQMSSEEPPSYTSVNHQTYSPVSPQQHQFYSSRGIDTVSHYYNQSLSSKTSQENSVQTLFPKPVYSYSILIFLALRNSKTGSLPVSEIYSFMTEHFPYFKTAPDGWKNSVRHNLSLNKCFEKVENKNGNSSRKGCLWALNPAKVEKMQEELHKWRRKDPLTVRRSMARPEELERLLGERPEKLKSLGAHFSLPSSHTHSQPLRVAMHPAYSHQPVHDTSFPHQQSLYNLLPSQTVIPPPPYLSPGPLSFSYYPPVTHQPSAGHPSSPRTGCMDSPLPAHTPPSYSTALQAGHSATASMQELLLDGETSNDVDALNPSLTDLQIHGNLWEELRNDSLAPDSLVVMDGLNQNRDSVGVCGGLAETDAGMQGSVSELYLSGLYTTPIPLL, from the exons ATGTCCTCTGAGTCCCAGGGCCTGCATTTCCCATAtgtaagcagcagcagcagcagcagctcaccGATTCCTTCTCCAGGCGACCCTCAGTCCTTCGACCATCTAGGGTTGCCCTGCATTCAGATGCCAGAATCACAG TGTCACCAGAGCAATGTTGGAGAAGGGTTTGCACTGTACTCCCAAAGAGAAAGTGTTCCCTACAGGCAGAAGAGTGCTGAGCGCTGTCGTAGACACAGTGTAGATGGAAGCCCTGTTGGACAAGAATCTGGCCTAATGGAGAACAATCACTACCATCCATACAGGCGTCAGTGCAGCGAAGGAGCCATCAGTGAGGTTCAAACCTTCAGTTGTTTTAGAAGAGCTGGATTGGTTGGAAAACTCACCACAACTGATGGAATTGAAGAACAATCCTCTTGGACTCCACTGAACACTGATGTGGAGACCACCAGTGTCATG GGAACTCAACAACCCTACAATGAGCCTCAGATGAGCTCTGAAGAACCTCCCAGCTACACGTCAGTGAACCATCAGACATACAGTCCCGTCAGTCCTCAACAACATCAG TTTTACTCTTCAAGAGGAATAGACACTGTTTCACACTACTATAACcaaagcctctcatcaaaaacatCTCAAGAAAATTCTGTCCAGACACTCTTCCCTAAACCTGTCTACTCTTACAG TATTCTCATCTTCCTGGCTCTGAGGAATAGCAAAACAGGCAGTCTACCAGTAAGTGAGATCTACAGCTTCATGACAGAGCATTTCCCCTACTTTAAG ACAGCACCTGATGGATGGAAGAATTCTGTCAGACACAACCTCTCTTTGAACAAATGCTTTGAGAAAGTAGAGAACAAGAATGGGAACTCTTCTCGAAAGGGCTGCCTGTGGGCTCTGAACCCAGCGAAGGTAGAAAAGATGCAGGAGGAACTTCACAAGTGGAGACGTAAAGATCCCCTGACTGTCCGGAGGAGCATGGCCCGACCAG AGGAACTGGAACGTCTTCTTGGGGAGAGACCTGAAAAATTGAAGTCTCTTGGAGCTCACTTTAGTCTACCAAGCAGCCATACACATTCTCAACCTTTAAGAGTTGCCATGCATCCAGCTTACAGCCACCAACCTGTCCATGACACAAGCTTCCCGCATCAGCAGTCTCTCTACAACCTTTTACCCTCTCAAACTGTCATCCCACCTCCCCCCTACTTATCCCCTGGTCCTTTATCTTTCTCATACTACCCCCCTGTCACCCATCAGCCCAGTGCCGGACATCCCTCCAGTCCCAGGACAGGCTGCATGGATTCCCCCTTACCAGCACACACCCCACCGAGCTACAGCACCGCCCTGCAGGCTGGTCACAGCGCTACAGCAAGCATGCAGGAGCTTCTGCTGGATGGAGAAACCAGTAATGATGTCGATGCATTAAATCCCAGCCTCACAGATCTACAAATACATG GGAATCTTTGGGAGGAGCTAAGGAACGACAGCCTCGCTCCGGATTCACTGGTAGTCATGGACGGTCTTAATCAAAACCGGGATAGTGTGGGGGTCTGTGGGGGTTTAGCAGAGACTGATGCTGGGATGCAAGGCAGTGTTTCTGAGCTTTATCTCAGCGGGCTCTACACAACCCCTATTCCTCTGCTAtga